From the genome of Vigna angularis cultivar LongXiaoDou No.4 chromosome 11, ASM1680809v1, whole genome shotgun sequence, one region includes:
- the LOC108332746 gene encoding uncharacterized protein LOC108332746: protein MCEMIGKYGVGYKPQSYHDIREKLLKQAVKKTYANLEEYKEEWKRTGCTIMFDGWSDRKRRSICNFLVNSPKGTIFLYSLDTSDISKTADKVFKMLDDVVEFVGQENVVQVVTDNAANFKAVGELLMQKREKLYWTPCIDLILEDFDKNLKVHELTIKKGRKITTYIYGRSMLISLLKKFTQGRDLIRPGVTRFAIAYLTLACLHELKASLLTMFSSEEWKTSKFGTSQEGRKVEHVVLDSRFWKNVSTCLKVVAPLMVVLILVDSDVKPAMGFIYEEMDCAKEKIKSNFNNIKKSYEEVWRIIDARWDNHRPLHTVSYYLNPHFHYEPNFRCEDGGEVKEGLYICMRRLIPDMAERKKINLQIVEFHYARGLFGMEDAKECRKELNPGEWWEMFGDGTIELKRFAIRILSLTCSSSGCEHNWSSFEMVHTKRRNRLHKKRMNDLVYVMYNSKLKSRQIRKTIALPFDDIQSDDEWITEEANDVVEIEQVEGQNDGEKVQLDGATTDPALDALDLDNITFGDNEDAQHSSGEELNEDDDGDDDAIIKGLED from the exons ATGTGTGAAATGATTGGTAAGTATGGAGTTGGATACAAACCACAATCTTATCATGATATTAGAGAGAAGCTGTTGAAACAAGCTGTGAAGAAAACATATGCAAATCTTGAGGAATATAAGGAGGAGTGGAAGAGAACTGGATGCACAATTATGTTTGATGGCTGGTCGGATAGAAAAAGACGTTCTATTTGCAACTTCTTAGTGAATAGTCCTAAAGGGacgatttttctttattcacttGACACTTCAGACATTTCAAAAACAGCtgataaagttttcaaaatgttgGATGATGTTGTCGAGTTTGTTGGACAAGAAAATGTTGTTCAAGTTGTCACTGATAATGCTGCAAATTTCAAGGCAGTCGGAGAGTTGTTGATGCAAAAAAGGGAAAAATTGTATTGGACTCCATGTATTGATTTGATATTAGAAGATTTTGACAAGAATTTGAAGGTCCATGAATTGACCATAAAGAAGGGAAGAAAGATTACAACTTACATTTATGGGAGATCAATGTTGATTTCCTTGTTGAAAAAGTTCACTCAAGGTAGAGACTTGATAAGACCGGGTGTGACTAGATTTGCCATAGCTTATTTAACTCTTGCTTGTCTTCATGAATTGAAGGCATCATTGTTGACCATGTTTAGCTCTGAGGAATGGAAAACAAGCAAGTTTGGAACTTCACAAGAGGGGAGAAAAGTAGAACATGTGGTATTAGATAGCCGATTTTGGAAGAATGTCTCCACATGCTTGAAAGTTGTTGCCCCTCTTATGGTTGTCTTAATATTAGTGGACTCAGATGTAAAACCTGCAATGGGTTTCATTTATGAAGAAATGGATTGTGCAAAGGAGAAGATTAAGTCTaactttaacaatatcaaaaagag TTATGAAGAGGTTTGGAGAATAATTGATGCTCGATGGGATAATCATAGGCCTTTGCATACAGTTTCTTATTATCTGAACCCACATTTCCACTATGAACCTAACTTTAGATGTGAAGATGGTGGAGAAGTGAAAGAAGGATTGTATATTTGCATGAGAAGATTGATACCAGATatggcagaaagaaaaaaaattaatttacaaattgttgaatttcattatgCTAGAGGACTTTTTGGAATGGAAGATGCAAAGGAGTGTAGGAAAGAGTTAAATCCTGGGGAATGGTGGGAAATGTTTGGTGATGGAACTATAGAGTTGAAGAGATTTGCTATTCGAATTCTAAGCTTGACTTGTAGTTCTTCTGGATGTGAGCATAATTGGAGCTCATTTGAAatg gTTCATACAAAGAGAAGGAATCGTTTGCATAAAAAAAGGATGAATGATTTAGTTTATGTGATGTATAACTCCAAGTTGAAAAGTAGACAAATTCGAAAAACTATAGCTCTTCCATTTGATGACATTCAATCAGATGATGAATGGATAACTGAAGAGGCAAATGATGTTGTTGAGATTGAGCAAGTTGAAGGTCAAAATGATGGTGAAAAGGTTCAGTTAGATGGAGCAACAACAGATCCGGCTCTAGATGCTCTTGATCTTGATAACATAACATTTGGGGACAATGAGGATGCACAACATTCATCAGGGGAAGAGTTaaatgaggatgatgatggAGATGATGATGCCATTATTAAAGGATTAGAGGATTAG